The Luteimonas sp. YGD11-2 genome has a window encoding:
- a CDS encoding farnesyl diphosphate synthase, translated as MSETPAAVSGRFDAWRQRADDAIGSALDPLVGSEPRLLASMRHATLLGGKRMRPLLVYATGTAFGAAEDALDPAAAAVELIHAYSLVHDDLPSMDDDALRRGQPTVHVAFDEGTAVLCGDALQSLAFAVLADAPQPAAARVAMLRELAVAAGAGGMCGGQARDLAATGNGVPHIEALERLHAMKTGALLRAAVRLGALAADVDAQTAARLDTFADALGLAFQIRDDLLDVESDSSTLGKTAGKDAAQDKATFPALIGVDASRARLQSLATTMDAALAPFGERASALAALGRHAITRNN; from the coding sequence ATGTCTGAGACGCCCGCGGCCGTTTCCGGCCGTTTCGATGCCTGGCGCCAGCGCGCCGACGATGCCATCGGCAGCGCGCTGGACCCGCTCGTCGGTAGCGAGCCGCGCCTGCTGGCGTCGATGCGCCACGCCACCCTGCTCGGCGGCAAGCGCATGCGTCCGCTGCTGGTGTACGCCACCGGCACCGCGTTCGGAGCCGCCGAAGACGCACTGGATCCGGCGGCGGCCGCCGTCGAACTGATCCACGCCTATTCGCTGGTCCACGACGACCTGCCCTCGATGGACGACGACGCGCTGCGGCGCGGCCAGCCGACCGTGCACGTGGCGTTCGACGAGGGCACCGCGGTGCTGTGCGGCGATGCACTGCAGTCGCTGGCATTCGCGGTGCTCGCCGATGCCCCGCAGCCCGCAGCCGCGCGGGTGGCGATGCTGCGCGAGCTCGCGGTGGCGGCAGGTGCTGGCGGCATGTGTGGCGGCCAGGCGCGCGATCTCGCCGCTACCGGCAACGGTGTGCCCCATATCGAGGCACTCGAACGCCTGCATGCGATGAAGACCGGCGCGCTGCTGCGTGCCGCGGTGCGGCTGGGTGCGCTTGCTGCGGATGTGGACGCGCAGACCGCCGCACGACTGGATACGTTTGCCGATGCGCTGGGGCTTGCCTTCCAGATCCGCGACGACCTGCTCGATGTCGAGTCCGACAGCAGCACCCTCGGCAAGACCGCCGGCAAGGATGCGGCGCAGGACAAGGCCACGTTCCCGGCGCTGATCGGCGTCGACGCCTCGCGCGCCCGCCTGCAGTCACTGGCGACGACGATGGACGCGGCGCTCGCCCCGTTCGGCGAGCGCGCATCGGCGCTGGCGGCACTCGGGCGCCACGCGATTACCCGCAACAACTGA
- a CDS encoding DUF4870 domain-containing protein, with the protein MAHVQSITTSNERGWAMAAHLTALVLALMTSWLVGVAGVVGAGAIWLLKRDDSPFIARHAREAVNFNLSMLIYAAVACGIAAALVGLTVLTLGLGVILTLPAGLALLMVIVAIALMWLVCSIIAAVRAWNGEEYRYPLTIRLLD; encoded by the coding sequence ATGGCACATGTCCAATCCATCACCACCTCCAATGAGCGCGGCTGGGCCATGGCCGCGCACCTCACCGCCCTGGTGCTGGCACTGATGACCAGCTGGCTGGTCGGCGTTGCCGGGGTGGTCGGGGCCGGGGCGATCTGGCTGCTCAAGCGCGACGACTCGCCATTCATCGCCCGCCACGCGCGCGAGGCGGTCAACTTCAACCTCAGCATGCTGATCTATGCCGCGGTGGCCTGCGGCATCGCCGCGGCGCTGGTCGGGTTGACCGTGCTGACCCTGGGACTGGGCGTGATCCTGACCCTGCCGGCCGGTCTGGCGCTGCTGATGGTGATCGTCGCGATCGCGCTGATGTGGCTGGTGTGCAGCATCATCGCCGCGGTCAGGGCGTGGAACGGCGAGGAGTACCGCTATCCGCTGACCATCCGCCTGCTGGACTGA
- the tilS gene encoding tRNA lysidine(34) synthetase TilS, which translates to MSASTVDLPLWIPPSAAAPVVVGFSGGLDSTVLLHRLAGDPDARARGLRAVHVHHGLHAAADDWAAHAQHVCAALDVPLEIHRAHVQPDEGCGLEAAARSARYAAFAAQLQPGDILALAHHLDDQAETFLLRALRASGVEGLAAMRPWRAHGAGWLWRPLLATPRAHVLQVARTRGLAWIEDTSNAALDPDRNFLRHAVLPRLRERWPHATGSLARSAGLAAQACDLLADDDAAAMATARTDVPAVLRLDALRGLPSARRARVLRHWIATLGLPPLPAEGVMQIERMLAGGARDGDACFDYAGTRVQRWRDLLHAAPLQVPLCAELDLEWDGAAPLALPDGGRLQLEAGGPTRFDVPLRVHARRGGERIRLPGRDHHHSLKQILQMLDVPRWERAQLPLLSTPGGELLAAGDRVVAAALDAWLQARNARLHWTPPARR; encoded by the coding sequence ATGTCCGCGTCCACCGTCGACCTGCCACTGTGGATCCCGCCTAGCGCCGCCGCGCCGGTCGTGGTCGGTTTCAGCGGCGGGCTCGATTCCACCGTGCTGCTGCACCGCCTTGCCGGCGATCCCGACGCGCGCGCGCGCGGCCTGCGTGCAGTGCATGTGCACCACGGCCTGCACGCAGCCGCCGACGACTGGGCCGCGCATGCGCAGCACGTCTGCGCGGCGCTCGACGTACCGCTGGAGATCCACCGCGCCCACGTGCAGCCCGATGAGGGGTGCGGTCTCGAGGCGGCCGCGCGTAGCGCACGTTACGCCGCGTTCGCGGCGCAGCTGCAGCCCGGCGACATCCTCGCGCTGGCCCACCATCTGGATGACCAGGCGGAAACCTTCCTGCTGCGCGCGCTGCGGGCGTCCGGCGTGGAGGGGCTGGCGGCCATGCGCCCGTGGCGCGCACATGGCGCGGGCTGGCTGTGGCGCCCGTTGCTGGCGACGCCGCGTGCGCACGTGTTGCAGGTCGCACGCACCCGTGGGCTGGCGTGGATCGAGGACACCAGCAATGCCGCGCTCGACCCCGACCGCAACTTCCTGCGCCATGCGGTGCTGCCCCGGCTGCGCGAACGCTGGCCGCATGCCACCGGAAGCCTCGCCCGCAGCGCGGGCCTCGCGGCGCAGGCCTGCGACCTGCTGGCCGATGACGATGCCGCTGCGATGGCCACTGCACGCACCGATGTTCCTGCGGTGTTGCGCCTGGATGCCCTGCGCGGGCTGCCGTCGGCGCGCCGTGCCCGCGTGCTGCGGCACTGGATCGCGACGCTCGGGCTGCCGCCGCTGCCGGCCGAAGGCGTGATGCAGATCGAACGGATGCTCGCCGGTGGTGCGCGCGATGGCGATGCCTGTTTCGACTACGCCGGCACGCGGGTGCAGCGCTGGCGCGACCTGCTGCACGCCGCGCCGCTGCAGGTGCCGCTGTGCGCGGAGCTCGATCTCGAATGGGATGGCGCCGCGCCGCTGGCACTGCCCGATGGCGGCAGGTTGCAGCTCGAGGCCGGGGGCCCAACCCGCTTCGATGTGCCGTTGCGGGTGCATGCGCGCCGCGGCGGCGAGCGCATCCGGCTGCCCGGGCGGGACCATCACCACAGCCTGAAACAGATACTGCAGATGCTCGACGTGCCGCGCTGGGAACGCGCGCAGCTGCCGCTGCTGTCCACGCCTGGTGGCGAACTCCTCGCCGCCGGCGACCGCGTGGTCGCGGCCGCGCTGGACGCGTGGCTGCAGGCACGCAACGCACGCCTGCACTGGACGCCGCCGGCGCGCCGCTGA
- a CDS encoding NADH:flavin oxidoreductase/NADH oxidase yields the protein MTRLFAPLAQRSIVMRNRIAVSPMCQYSATDGVPDAWHLVHLGSRAVGGAGVVMAEATAVSPEGRISPADTGLWSVAQAQAWAPVAAFARAHGAVPAVQLAHAGRKASTQVPWLGRLAVRPEDGGWQVVAPCGGAYDAGYPEPVALDAAGIGRVIDDFRAAARRALDAGFELVEIHAAHGYLLHQFLSPLTNHRDDAWGGDFEGRIRLTLEVIAAVREVWPERLPLWLRISATDWADDGWDLEQSIALCRQLGDAGVDLVDVSSGGLVPWQRIEVGPGYQVPFAGEIRRASGISTGAVGLITSATQAEDVLAREDADMVLLGRELLRDPYFPQHAARELGADLPVPVQYARAW from the coding sequence ATGACCCGGTTGTTCGCACCGCTCGCCCAACGCTCCATCGTCATGCGCAACCGCATCGCGGTGTCGCCGATGTGCCAGTACAGCGCCACCGACGGCGTGCCCGACGCATGGCATCTCGTCCACCTGGGCAGCCGCGCGGTCGGCGGTGCGGGCGTGGTGATGGCCGAGGCCACCGCGGTGTCGCCGGAGGGGCGCATCTCTCCGGCCGATACCGGGCTGTGGAGCGTCGCGCAGGCGCAGGCATGGGCGCCGGTTGCCGCGTTCGCGCGTGCGCACGGCGCGGTGCCTGCGGTGCAGCTCGCGCACGCCGGCCGCAAGGCCAGTACGCAGGTGCCATGGTTGGGCCGCCTGGCGGTCCGGCCGGAGGACGGTGGCTGGCAGGTCGTGGCACCCTGCGGGGGCGCGTACGACGCCGGCTATCCGGAGCCCGTAGCGCTCGATGCCGCAGGCATCGGCAGGGTCATCGACGACTTCCGTGCCGCCGCACGGCGCGCGCTGGATGCCGGCTTCGAGCTGGTCGAGATCCACGCCGCGCATGGTTACCTGCTGCACCAGTTCCTCTCGCCGCTGACCAATCATCGCGACGATGCCTGGGGCGGGGACTTCGAAGGGCGGATCCGGCTGACGCTGGAAGTGATCGCCGCGGTGCGCGAGGTATGGCCGGAGCGCCTGCCGCTGTGGCTGCGGATCTCGGCAACCGACTGGGCCGACGACGGCTGGGACCTCGAGCAGAGCATCGCGCTGTGCAGGCAGCTGGGCGATGCCGGCGTGGACCTGGTCGATGTGTCCAGCGGCGGGCTGGTGCCCTGGCAGCGGATCGAGGTCGGCCCGGGTTACCAGGTGCCATTTGCCGGCGAGATCCGCCGCGCCAGCGGCATTTCCACCGGTGCGGTCGGGCTGATCACCAGCGCCACGCAGGCCGAGGACGTGCTGGCCCGCGAGGACGCCGACATGGTGCTGCTGGGCCGCGAACTGCTGCGCGACCCGTACTTCCCGCAGCACGCGGCACGCGAGCTGGGCGCCGATCTCCCGGTACCGGTGCAGTACGCCCGGGCGTGGTGA
- a CDS encoding acetyl-CoA carboxylase carboxyltransferase subunit alpha: protein MNPNYLDFEQPIADLEAKIQELRQASAGPAVNVDNEVHALQEKLRRRTAQIFRDLTPWQVSQLARHPARPYTHDYIRHICDEFQELAGDRAYADDHAIVGGLGRINGRSVMIIGHQKGRDTKSKVRRNFGMPRPEGYRKALRLMKMAERFGLPLLTFIDTPGAYPGIGAEERGQSEAIARNLMEMAELKTPIICTVIGEGGSGGALAIGVGDRTLMFEYSTYSVISPEGCASILWKDAGKARDAAEQLGLTARRLHGLGLVDKVIREPIGGAHRNPRQTAIRLKSVLLNELDALEALPLPDLLQRRYERLRGYGAYEAA, encoded by the coding sequence ATGAACCCGAACTACCTCGACTTCGAGCAGCCCATCGCCGACCTCGAAGCCAAGATCCAGGAACTGCGCCAGGCCAGTGCCGGCCCCGCGGTGAACGTCGACAACGAAGTGCACGCGCTGCAGGAGAAGCTGCGCCGCCGCACCGCGCAGATCTTCCGCGACCTCACTCCGTGGCAGGTGTCGCAGCTCGCGCGCCACCCTGCCCGGCCCTACACCCACGACTACATCCGCCATATCTGCGACGAGTTCCAGGAACTCGCCGGTGATCGCGCCTACGCCGACGATCACGCCATCGTCGGTGGCCTGGGCCGCATCAACGGCCGCAGCGTGATGATCATCGGCCACCAGAAGGGCCGCGACACCAAGTCCAAGGTACGCCGCAACTTCGGCATGCCGCGCCCGGAGGGTTACCGCAAGGCGCTGCGGCTGATGAAGATGGCCGAGCGCTTCGGCCTGCCACTGCTGACCTTCATCGACACCCCGGGCGCCTATCCCGGCATCGGCGCCGAGGAGCGCGGGCAGTCCGAAGCCATCGCCCGCAACCTGATGGAGATGGCCGAGCTGAAGACGCCGATCATCTGCACGGTGATCGGCGAAGGCGGCTCCGGCGGCGCGCTCGCCATCGGCGTCGGCGACCGCACGCTGATGTTCGAGTACAGCACCTATTCGGTGATCTCCCCGGAAGGCTGTGCATCGATCCTGTGGAAGGACGCCGGCAAGGCGCGCGACGCCGCCGAGCAACTGGGTCTGACCGCGCGCCGCCTGCACGGGCTGGGCCTGGTGGACAAGGTGATCCGCGAACCGATCGGCGGCGCGCACCGCAATCCGCGCCAGACCGCGATCCGCCTGAAGTCGGTGCTGCTCAACGAACTCGACGCCCTCGAGGCGCTGCCGCTGCCCGACCTCCTGCAGCGCCGCTACGAGCGCCTGCGCGGCTACGGGGCGTACGAGGCGGCCTGA
- a CDS encoding exodeoxyribonuclease VII small subunit encodes MARKQTSDPALPADGADSTSPVSDFEQSLEQLEALVERMEDGELSLEDSLAAYERGVGLYRRCQQALEQAELRVRLLSDPGQPGNGEPFPAAGDDV; translated from the coding sequence ATGGCACGCAAGCAGACTTCCGACCCCGCCCTCCCCGCCGACGGCGCCGACAGCACCTCGCCGGTGAGCGATTTCGAGCAGTCGCTCGAACAGCTCGAAGCGCTGGTGGAGCGCATGGAGGACGGTGAACTCAGTCTCGAGGATTCACTGGCCGCCTACGAGCGCGGCGTGGGCCTGTATCGCCGTTGCCAGCAGGCACTGGAACAGGCCGAACTGCGCGTGCGCCTGTTGAGCGACCCCGGCCAGCCCGGCAATGGCGAACCGTTTCCCGCCGCCGGCGACGATGTCTGA
- the coaE gene encoding dephospho-CoA kinase (Dephospho-CoA kinase (CoaE) performs the final step in coenzyme A biosynthesis.), translating to MLTRLHDLLGLRTGPVTFFVSVLVIFAFAAAMSLFPGPVQSGFGVVSGYLRYELGWLYTLGTTGLVVFAFGLAASRYGRVKLGDDDAEPEYSGVAWFGMLFAAGVGAVLMFWGVAEPMSHYANPPLYGTVPGTDTAALQALAIANFHFGIHMWALLVIPGLCFGYFTYKRRLPPRVSSALQPLLGEGIHGPWGRAVDIICVVATVFGLAVSVGLGAMQINAGMNYVMGIPMNGWLQAGIIAVITALALVSALAGLDKGIKRLSYLNIVLMVALLVFVLMWGASMDTIRGIVESAGAYVSHLPMLSFFNDSFGNGRWSGDWTVFYYAWTVTWSPFVGLFIARISRGRSIRAFVLASLCLPTAFVVIWMGTFGFSAFRIERAPATAGTLTETIVANGNVEAALFQFLQSFPFFGFTAVLALLVITIFFITSLDSGALVLDNLASGYEDVGPKRQRVIWALSVGLVCTVILVTSGEHGLAALQEVIIVIGAPVLMLVVGLCLLLVQALREDAGAVKPMRTRQWKKVLPVEEYQRRAREDEHDMAEYVIRPEYEPGTEPEYDIYQPDTRQSRRARGGAALLTIGLTGGIGSGRSLAARDFRALGAVVISADELVGRVVVPGSQTLEEIAEVFGEDVITEDGELNRYALGKLVSGNDTARARLNRIIHPRVRAEIMRCAAEAGPDAVVVADVPLLAETDEPRAGLDLVLVVEAPAEVRVARLVSERGMSRKQAWERVDAQATDAERREIADEVIVNDSGREALAQAVRRFWSERVQPLLDQHRAAARADDARGRDE from the coding sequence ATGCTGACCCGGCTGCATGATCTTCTCGGCCTGCGGACCGGCCCGGTGACGTTCTTCGTCTCCGTGCTGGTCATCTTCGCCTTCGCCGCGGCGATGTCCTTGTTCCCGGGGCCCGTGCAGAGCGGCTTCGGCGTGGTGTCGGGCTACCTGCGCTACGAGCTCGGCTGGCTGTATACCCTCGGCACGACCGGACTGGTGGTGTTCGCCTTCGGGCTGGCGGCCAGCCGCTACGGGCGGGTGAAGCTCGGTGACGACGATGCGGAGCCGGAGTACTCCGGGGTGGCCTGGTTCGGCATGCTCTTCGCGGCGGGCGTGGGGGCCGTCCTGATGTTCTGGGGCGTGGCGGAGCCCATGAGCCACTACGCCAACCCGCCGCTCTACGGGACCGTGCCGGGGACCGACACGGCCGCCCTGCAGGCACTGGCCATCGCCAACTTCCATTTCGGCATCCACATGTGGGCCCTGCTGGTGATTCCGGGGCTGTGCTTCGGCTACTTCACCTACAAGCGCCGGCTGCCCCCGCGCGTGTCTTCAGCGCTGCAGCCACTGCTCGGGGAGGGGATCCACGGGCCGTGGGGGAGGGCGGTGGACATCATCTGCGTGGTGGCGACCGTCTTCGGGCTGGCGGTGTCGGTCGGTCTGGGCGCGATGCAGATCAACGCCGGCATGAACTACGTCATGGGCATTCCCATGAACGGATGGCTGCAGGCCGGCATCATCGCCGTCATCACCGCGCTCGCACTGGTCTCGGCGCTGGCCGGCCTCGACAAGGGGATCAAGCGGCTTTCCTACCTGAACATCGTCCTGATGGTCGCGTTGCTGGTGTTCGTGCTGATGTGGGGCGCCAGCATGGACACCATCCGCGGCATCGTGGAGTCGGCAGGGGCGTATGTGTCCCATCTGCCCATGCTTTCCTTCTTCAACGATTCCTTCGGCAATGGGCGATGGTCTGGCGACTGGACCGTTTTCTACTACGCATGGACCGTCACCTGGTCGCCCTTCGTCGGGCTGTTCATCGCGCGCATTTCGCGCGGCCGCTCGATCCGGGCCTTCGTCCTTGCATCGCTGTGCCTGCCGACGGCCTTCGTGGTCATCTGGATGGGCACCTTCGGCTTCAGTGCCTTCCGCATCGAACGGGCGCCCGCGACGGCCGGCACCCTGACCGAAACCATCGTGGCGAACGGGAATGTGGAAGCCGCGCTGTTCCAGTTCCTGCAGTCCTTCCCGTTCTTCGGGTTCACGGCTGTGCTGGCGCTGCTGGTGATCACCATCTTTTTCATCACGTCCCTCGACTCCGGGGCGCTGGTGCTCGACAACCTGGCTTCCGGTTACGAAGACGTGGGGCCCAAACGCCAGCGCGTGATCTGGGCCCTGTCGGTGGGCCTGGTCTGCACCGTGATCCTGGTGACCTCGGGCGAACACGGGCTCGCGGCATTGCAGGAGGTCATCATCGTCATCGGGGCCCCGGTGCTGATGCTGGTGGTGGGCCTGTGCCTGTTGCTCGTGCAGGCGTTGCGCGAGGACGCCGGTGCGGTCAAGCCGATGCGCACGCGCCAGTGGAAGAAGGTGCTTCCGGTAGAGGAGTACCAGCGGCGCGCACGGGAGGACGAGCACGACATGGCCGAGTACGTGATCCGGCCGGAGTACGAGCCGGGCACCGAGCCGGAATACGACATCTACCAGCCGGACACGCGGCAGTCGCGGCGGGCCCGCGGCGGGGCGGCGCTGCTGACCATCGGGCTGACCGGCGGTATCGGCTCGGGCCGGTCACTCGCCGCCCGCGATTTCCGCGCGCTGGGGGCGGTGGTGATCAGTGCCGACGAGCTGGTCGGCCGGGTGGTCGTGCCCGGAAGCCAGACACTGGAGGAAATCGCTGAGGTCTTTGGCGAGGACGTCATCACCGAAGACGGGGAACTGAACCGCTACGCCCTGGGCAAGCTCGTGTCCGGCAACGACACCGCCCGGGCCAGGCTCAACCGGATCATCCATCCGCGGGTACGCGCCGAGATCATGCGCTGCGCCGCGGAGGCCGGCCCCGACGCGGTGGTGGTGGCCGACGTGCCGTTGCTGGCCGAAACCGACGAGCCACGGGCCGGGCTCGACCTCGTGCTCGTGGTGGAGGCGCCTGCCGAGGTGCGGGTGGCGAGGCTGGTCAGCGAGCGCGGCATGTCCAGGAAGCAGGCCTGGGAGCGGGTGGACGCCCAGGCGACGGACGCGGAGCGTCGTGAAATCGCCGACGAAGTGATCGTCAACGATTCGGGACGCGAGGCGCTCGCCCAGGCGGTGCGCCGGTTCTGGAGCGAGCGGGTGCAGCCGCTGCTCGATCAGCATCGGGCCGCCGCGCGCGCGGACGACGCGCGCGGACGGGACGAGTGA